atgaaaagtattacttttatgttaagtgtattgctttttattgttaatattgaTAGGGTtgattcgtctcacagataaaaatttgtgagagtGTCTCGTAAAATACCTACTCTTTGACTATATGAGTACTTTTTTTCTCCACCTAATTGGTTCCAGAAGTACTATATCATCCTTAACAAGATTTTTATCAACGTTGACCACAATTTTTTCTAGGCTTTCGACCTCAGAAGTCGGGAACATATATGCATCATTTCAGTCGGATATTCCAATTGGTGATCATTAATGATTGTCTTCACGAATGCCTTCTTCAATAGTTAATTCATTTAAATTACTCAAGCCTACTTCATCTCCTAAAGAAAAAACACTCTTTCAAacaaatgatttattaatttatcgattagttaatatatttttaaattaataaatgttCACCATTCTAAAataatcaatttataaatgtttTATGTAGATAAAAGCTACACAAATTAATGGCATTGATACCAAGATCCAAAACTTGGAACGAAGTCACGGTTTAGGACATGACTGTGAAAAACTTGTCTCCCCGATTTTTTAAAAGCAAACTACAAAAATAATGATGGTAGAATTAGAGCTGaaattccataaaaaaataaattggaGCTAAAATCGGAGAATGACTTTTGAATTTTCTAGAGCATACATGTTGTCAACATGATTTACATAAATTTTCCCAATATCTTTTTCAATTTGATGTGACAAATCCAATGAAAACAAAGCCGAAGACACAAATTTTGTCTCTGTCATCTgcaatttcatttttcttatatACAGAATCCCATATAAGTCAAGCTTAGGAAATAAATTAATCCGGTTTGAATGACACCATCCGCGCTTTCTATTTGATGACGATACTCGAAAAGCCGGCTGGGAAAATGCCGGCCTCCATTTTCGAGTCCACCCATTTTGTACAAACCATTTGATTCttgtttcattttattttgtcaTTATTCACCAATCATTTGTTGTTTGTTTATGTATTTTCTTGGTTTACTTGTTCAACGAGTACTTTCTCCTTGCCTCGGGCAGCTCTCTGGGATTTTGAACTTTCGTGGGCGACGAGTTTCGTTTTCTTCATTAAAAAGTGTTTATTTTTGTGTCTGTATCTGATttttatacaaataaagaacACAGATTTCTGCATAATCTTTGACGGGAATGTGTTAGGCACTGTTTTCTGTTCAAATATGTGATCAACTCGTGTTTTCTTGCTTGTTTACGGAGTGCATACTTTTGAATTCTTCTCTGCTTTTGTTTGCTGATTTTTTCACTATTATTATCCTGGTTTCTGTCTCTGATGTCATAAACTATCGATTCTGCGATTTGTGCATATGAATGATGTGCGATTCTTGTTGCTAGAGGTGTTAAGGGTGGTCCAGAAATTCGATATCCGTATCGAACTGTATTTTTTTCAATgacataaaattaattatttttttaaatcaaattgaTAGCTCCATTGTGTGCATTTGTGATGATTGAATACTGCCACAATTTAGATCAATAATGGAGGTTTGAAGTCTACTTCGTAACTGCTCAGTTTTTGAGGAAATAAGTGATAATCATTCCGTGTTTGTTTTTCAGTATTAAGTATCGATGTGAGTGGAATCGTACTAATGGATCGGTGTTCTTGACGTACTGAACATGTATGATAATGTCACAGGTGGATAAGAATTTCAGGGATGAATTTGTGATCCGGGACTGATTCAAAAGAATAAAGTGCTCCAATAATGTCTGGGAATTATAGGTTTGAAATGGACCAAAAGGATATAGTTAGAACACTGATCAACACTGTGGGAAGTTTCATTCAAGATAGATTAATAGATAAAGATCGAAGAACTCAGCACAAAGAACAATGTGCTGAGAGATTAGCGGCTGAGGAGGGAGACACCGACAAAGATAGAGAAGTAAGGTACTCAGATCAAGCAGTTTTAGCAAATCTTGATTGGGGGATTGATGCTCTCGAGGAagcaatcaactcaactaataCAGAAACTAAGATGGCTCGTTTAGACTATGCAGAAAAGATGTTACAAGTGTGTGCTATGTTAAATTCAAGTCAGAAAACAGCAGGAGTCCCAAACTTTTACCTCTCGGCTTGGGCTCATTTGAATCTCGCATTCTTGTGGAAGTTGAGGAATAATTTGAACAGTTCGGTTCTTCATATTATAGAGATGTTCATAATAGACCCTTTTTTCTCGCGGATTGATTTTGCTCCCGAGCTTTGGAAATCTCTATTCCTTCCTCAGATGAACTCGATTATTGGGTGGTACTCCGAGGAGAGGAGTCGGATAGTGATGGATGTGATTCCGGACACGTCCGACTTGTCGTTTTCTGTGGATTTTGATCAGTATTATGAATCTTTAATCTTGTCCGTGAGGCCTGAGCAAGCCGAGAGAATTCAGCGGTTAGAGCAGCTTTATGGACAGTCTTTGGATGAGAACACAAAGCTTTATGCCAAGTACTATAAGGATTGCATGAACTATGATCCTGCTACTAGCAGGAAGGTGATTCCTATGTTTCCTATTGCAGAGCCGCCAATGACTCCCCTACACGAGACCAGCAGCCGGTCGATTCCTGATTACGTAAAATTTGGTCCGATTTTGCCCAAGAGTGCTGGATTTTCTCCAGTTATGAGACCTCAAGACGATTCAAGGAAAGCTTCCAGGTTGAAATTTAGTTATTTATACTTTATAAGTAGATATGTTGTTTACAGTTTGACATTATGTTGAAGTTGGCCCAGAAGTACATGAGTTTTGGTTTTAATCAGATTGAATATAACTTCAACCCCTTCGGAGAATCAGGAGAACTTCACTGCTTGGGCTACTCAGGTAAGATTAAGAAGTGTTTAGTTTTCTCCTACTATTCTTCCACTGTTTTGCGCTAGTAATCACAACAGTTCTTCTACATGATTTTTTACTCATTCATTTTTCAGGAGGAAATCCCCGACGAGCGTGAAGATTTTTGTGACGATCTTAATGTAGTTGCAGGAACTCAAGATGGAGCACATGATAATGTTGGCAAGGGATTTGGTGTACCAAAGGTCGATGACACAAGATCAATTGTCTCCAGTAGCAGCATCAGACTAAAGAAAGATGAACAGACTATATCCCGAAGACAACTAGTTAAACTGAAAAGTTGGGGACAATCTCCTCGAAATAGCTCTCCAACAGATTCACCTAAAACTCCTCCATCAAATATTTCATCTCCAAAAGAGGATACAAGTTCTAGAAAGGTCCAAACAACCATGCTGCGACTCCTCTCCACTCGTGCCATGGATTCCTCAGTTTCAACTTCTCGACCTGGTTCTCCACTTTCATTCTGTGATAATTCAAGCCTTAGTTCACGAGAATCCAATGGAGAAATGGCAGTATGTTTCAGTCACTTAAAACTAATTATACTTATTCATTTGTCattttgatttttgggtttaCACTAAATATGGTTAGATAACCAGGGACATGCAAAGTCCTCGAATAGAAGTACCAGTCATACTCGAAGTGTAAGACAAGTATTTTCAGAGAGGTGTGTATTTAGCTGTTAGTAACTCCTCCAGTTATCTTATTTCTCAAGGCACGTTCACTTTTCTAATATCTATTTATTATGAATGTCCAGTGTTCATGGTAATTCTCTACATCAAGGTGATGAAGGAAGCCAGAGAGTTGCACCTTCTCCACGGTCTGAGATAGTGACTCCTCAGTCGAGGCCCCCAAAAGATTTTGTCTGCCCTATCACTGGTCAAATCTTCAATGATCCTGTCACCCTCGAAACGGGACAAACATATGAAAGGAAAGCCATCCAAGAATGGATGAATAGAGGAAACACAACTTGCCCCATTACTAGACAGCCTTTCTCTGCTGTTTCACTCCCTAAGACGAATTATGTTCTCAAGAGGCTGATAACTTCTTGGAAAGAACAGCATCCTGACCTTGCTCAGGAATTTTCATGCTCTGAAACGCCACGAAACTTTTTGAGCAACATGGAATCAGAATCCATTCTATCTTACACGTCCAATCTTCCACGTGACCGGAGCATCAATAATGAAACAGAACATAAACCTCAAAGATTCACACGAACCGGACTTTCCACATCTCCGACCAGTGTGATATCTCAAGCATCTGTTGAAATGATGATCAATGCATTGAAACCTTACATTCTGTGTCTTTGTAATTCTGAGGACTTGCAGGAATGTGAAGCTGCTGTCTTGATGATAGCCAGCATCTGGGGGGACTTGAACGTGGATTCGGCTATTAATTCGTATTTATCTTCACCTACTATAGTAAATGGATTTATGGAAATACTGTCGGCATCATTGAACAATGATGTTCTCAGAACAACAATTTACATACTTTCGAAGCTTATTCAAGCGGATGAGAGTGTCGGTGAACTTCTGACAAGCATGGACACAGATTTCTACTATCTGGCTGATTTATTGAAAAAAGGTCTTGCCGAATCTGCTACTATTATGTATATGCTCAGGCCGTCGTTCTCTCATCTTTCTTCGCACAATCTAACACCCACACTTGTACATATAATTTCGAACAAAAACGAAGATTCAGCTGATCTTAAATTTGCTATAGCACCCAAAGATGCTGCTATAGCATTGCTTGAGCAAATTGTCGTGGGAGGAGATGAGAGCGACATGTCACGTAACGCAGTGGATGTTATCTCCGAAAATGGAATCCCAGCTCTGCTGAATTCCCTGAATAGGGTCGATGAAAGACAAGCCGTTGTATCTATACTCTTGAGTTGCGTTAGAATTGATATGACCTGCAGGAATATGGTAGCTAATGAAATTGAATTATCTCTAGTTCTCGAGTTATTTCATGGTGGAAATGACAGTGTGAGAGGATTATGTGTAGAGTTTCTCTGTGAATTAGTTCAGCTGAGCCGGTATGACACCATTCCTTCAATCTCAAACATCTCCATCTCCAAATTAATTCCTCGGTCTTTCCCTTTTCATCATCTCTAAAATTATTCCCTCATTTTTTTGTGATACAGGAGAACACTAAGCAACAAGATTTTGCAAATGATTAAAGAAGAGGGAACGTTTAGTACAATGCACACCCTCTTGGTCTATTTGCAAATGTCTCCAATGGAGCAAAAGCCTGTCATTGCTACTCTTCTTCTTCAGCTTGACCTTTTGGTCTGTTTTTATTCATGATCTCTAGTTTAACGAAATTTATACGAGGAATGTCGGgaattttgatttaaaaaaaaaaattacttcttAGGACGCTCCTCGGAAGATGAGCATCTACAGGGAAGAAGCCATGGCAGCACTGTTAGAGGCACTTCAAAGAAAAGATTTCCCATCTTCTCAAGTTTTGGCCCTTGGTGCAGTATCATCTCTTTCGGGACATTCAAGAGCTTCAAAGAAGCCATGTATGGATTCTTGGCTGCTAAAGATGGCAGGGTTAGACCAACCGTATAATTCTGTGGTAAGAGGGGAGGAAGTGAAGATCGAAGATACAGAATTTTGCGAAACAATGGTATTATTGCGTGGCCTACTTTTGAAGTTATTTCTTAATTATTCATTATTTTGTTCATTTTTCCCCTTTTTAATTCTTGATTACCCATTATAGAATGACGAAGAGAGAGCAGCAAGGAGTTGGGAGAGAAGGATGGCGTTCGTACTTTCTAATCATGAGAAAGGCGCTATTTTTAAAGCTCTGAACGAATGTTTTACGAGCAATTCCATTGATATAGCAAAATCTTGTCTAGTGGTGGCCACATGGCTTGTGCACATGCTTTATAGTTTACCTGATTGTGGAATAAGGGATATAGCTCGTAAATCATTGCTTGACAAGTTCATTAACGTGCTACAATCGTCAAAGAACAATGAGGACAAAATACTGGCTGCCCTTGCTGTGAGAGGATTCATCAGTGAGCCAGGTAAATGTGATTTATCAAATCGATAAATGATTAGGAATTTTATTATCCATAACTTAAAGTAGTGAACAACGCTTACAGTTGGACTGAATGAAGTCGCGGTATATGCCAAAAGTATGTGGAAAATCTTAAGGCGTCTCAAGAAAATTTGCACGGTGGCACATGATATAATGAAAGCATTGATGAACATGTCATCAATTGATCCAGTGAGTCGTGTATTTACATCCTTTAATTTGTTGGAGTCTTTAACTTGAGGCTTATCTTTAAAAGTTAAAACACACTTGAGCATTTTCAGGCAGATCTATGGTCTTGTGTTGAGGGCCCTGAGCTCGACGTGTCCATGAATGGCGA
The Primulina eburnea isolate SZY01 chromosome 5, ASM2296580v1, whole genome shotgun sequence genome window above contains:
- the LOC140832646 gene encoding putative E3 ubiquitin-protein ligase LIN-1 codes for the protein MSGNYRFEMDQKDIVRTLINTVGSFIQDRLIDKDRRTQHKEQCAERLAAEEGDTDKDREVRYSDQAVLANLDWGIDALEEAINSTNTETKMARLDYAEKMLQVCAMLNSSQKTAGVPNFYLSAWAHLNLAFLWKLRNNLNSSVLHIIEMFIIDPFFSRIDFAPELWKSLFLPQMNSIIGWYSEERSRIVMDVIPDTSDLSFSVDFDQYYESLILSVRPEQAERIQRLEQLYGQSLDENTKLYAKYYKDCMNYDPATSRKVIPMFPIAEPPMTPLHETSSRSIPDYVKFGPILPKSAGFSPVMRPQDDSRKASRLNITSTPSENQENFTAWATQEEIPDEREDFCDDLNVVAGTQDGAHDNVGKGFGVPKVDDTRSIVSSSSIRLKKDEQTISRRQLVKLKSWGQSPRNSSPTDSPKTPPSNISSPKEDTSSRKVQTTMLRLLSTRAMDSSVSTSRPGSPLSFCDNSSLSSRESNGEMAGHAKSSNRSTSHTRSVRQVFSESVHGNSLHQGDEGSQRVAPSPRSEIVTPQSRPPKDFVCPITGQIFNDPVTLETGQTYERKAIQEWMNRGNTTCPITRQPFSAVSLPKTNYVLKRLITSWKEQHPDLAQEFSCSETPRNFLSNMESESILSYTSNLPRDRSINNETEHKPQRFTRTGLSTSPTSVISQASVEMMINALKPYILCLCNSEDLQECEAAVLMIASIWGDLNVDSAINSYLSSPTIVNGFMEILSASLNNDVLRTTIYILSKLIQADESVGELLTSMDTDFYYLADLLKKGLAESATIMYMLRPSFSHLSSHNLTPTLVHIISNKNEDSADLKFAIAPKDAAIALLEQIVVGGDESDMSRNAVDVISENGIPALLNSLNRVDERQAVVSILLSCVRIDMTCRNMVANEIELSLVLELFHGGNDSVRGLCVEFLCELVQLSRRTLSNKILQMIKEEGTFSTMHTLLVYLQMSPMEQKPVIATLLLQLDLLDAPRKMSIYREEAMAALLEALQRKDFPSSQVLALGAVSSLSGHSRASKKPCMDSWLLKMAGLDQPYNSVVRGEEVKIEDTEFCETMNDEERAARSWERRMAFVLSNHEKGAIFKALNECFTSNSIDIAKSCLVVATWLVHMLYSLPDCGIRDIARKSLLDKFINVLQSSKNNEDKILAALAVRGFISEPVGLNEVAVYAKSMWKILRRLKKICTVAHDIMKALMNMSSIDPADLWSCVEGPELDVSMNGEIFSMLHIKNRLISSHADGTIKVWDTGRKTTRLIQEVREHSKAVTCLYVPPSLDKLYSGSLDKTIRVWSIKQDGIYCIQVHDVKESVVLLIANASYACYASQGHGVKVYNWSGVSRHINLNKQIKCLAFHGDKLYCGSSGYTIQEVDLRTQTSSTFYSGAKKLLGKQTIHSLEIHGGLIFAGGTSVDGTAGKVFSLSNKAVIGSLSTGLEIHQIAVNNDFILAATKCGVIEVWHKERMTNITHIKTRCGGSARITSLAMDSEGQKLFAGTSDGKIQAWSLD